In Amaranthus tricolor cultivar Red isolate AtriRed21 chromosome 5, ASM2621246v1, whole genome shotgun sequence, a genomic segment contains:
- the LOC130814233 gene encoding probable protein phosphatase 2C 25, which yields MSVVVSNSPVFSPSQHKSFFTSSSLSPRSRISPPLNPFKQNIIGDGPSICGSSPTTILKRKRPARLDIPIMNTGFGGPSTPRTVKDALVEDERDGFYSVCCKKGRRAVMEDQFSAVLDIQGDSKQAFFGVFDGHGGVKAAEFAAKNLNKNIMAEFATNDEKSLEEAVKQGYLKTDSDFLEEELHGGSCCVTAVISKGDLIVSNAGDCRAVLSRGGVAEALTTDHRPSRQDEKDRIEALGGYIDCYNGVWRIQGSLAVSRGIGDKQLKQWVIAEPETRILKIKTDDEFLILASDGLWEKVTNQEAVDIARPLCTGTNNPQPLIACKKLVDLSATRGSLDDVSVMVIQLPHYMK from the exons atgtcAGTAGTAGTATCAAATTCCCCTGTTTTTTCACCATCACAACATAAATCATTCTTTACATCATCATCTCTGTCTCCTAGATCAAGGATTTCTCCTCCTTTGAACCCATTTAAGCAGAATATTATTGGAGATGGGCCTTCAATATGTGGATCTTCACCTACAACTATTTTGAAGAGGAAAAGGCCTGCAAGATTGGATATACCCATTATGAATACGGGTTTTGGTGGCCCAAGTACTCCAAGAACTGTGAAGGATGCTCTAGTGGAAGATGAAAGGGATGGGTTTTACTCTGTTTGTTGTAAGAAAGGAAGAAGAGCTGTTATGGAAGATCAATTTTCTGCTGTGCTTGATATTCAGGGTGATTCCAAACAG GCTTTCTTTGGTGTTTTTGATGGGCATGGAGGAGTAAAAGCAGCAGAATTTGCAGCAAAAAACCTGAATAAAAACATTATGGCTGAATTTGCAACGAACGATGAGAAAAGTTTGGAGGAGGCAGTAAAACAAGGCTACTTGAAAACTGATTCTGACTTCTTAGAAGAAGAATTGCACGGTGGTTCTTGTTGTGTTACAGCAGTGATCAGTAAAGGTGACCTTATTGTATCTAATGCTGGTGATTGTCGTGCTGTTTTAAGCCGCGGTGGTGTGGCTGAGGCACTCACAACTGATCATAGACCTTCGAGGCAAGACGAGAAGGACAGAATTGAAGCCTTG GGTGGATACATTGATTGTTACAATGGTGTATGGAGAATCCAAGGATCACTTGCTGTGTCTAGAGGAATCGGAGACAAGCAACTCAAACAATGGGTGATAGCTGAACCCGAAACAAGGATTCTCAAGATCAAAACCGATGATGAGTTCTTGATCCTAGCATCAGACGGTTTATGGGAAAAGGTTACTAATCAGGAAGCTGTAGATATTGCCCGGCCATTGTGCACAGGAACGAACAACCCTCAGCCACTAATTGCGTGTAAGAAACTGGTAGATTTGTCTGCTACGCGAGGCTCGCTTGATGATGTTAGTGTGATGGTGATCCAATTGCCGCATTATATGAAATAG
- the LOC130813441 gene encoding uncharacterized protein LOC130813441 gives MADQIKNLQERIEPHNEIPKSHESQDGNSGMSRSSKRNKKRRERSKTHRSLNRNDSQDDESKTASRDARTYLESKKQRISESVQSLVDKRSEEWKKEQLTGSSHPISPAITPWNKIGKDNRPEDPMPISSPLALEILNTPNPAKIKISNMVAFHGTSCSKEHLMAYKNLMLLYTINPALWCKFFPTTFTGVALTWYTSLPVGSIHTFAQLESKFLVLEVTDLEESVALNSLINGMKAQRLNFQLVESQVKTYAEAMKQCQSYFTASEIRQAHDPKKRKLEKKDPISSHQSSRNREERSSRRVKNYMPRRPEPPSDMGPPRSEHVYATEEETRTRNLLDGGNDPMFNRNRKDIFFAIRDELPTPPPTTTPSDRRNYNLWCDYHKEHGHTLAQCRELKCILHQLANEGKLTRFINQKDYGKRSNTERRPWNQNRRSLRRDEARRESPNTQGTINMIFGGYSEEYPTIRAAKDSVHTLLKGPPKTTSDGPIMRFDATTSQPLQEPHTDPLVVTLKIGQMKVRRVLVDTGSTTDLITMECLRQMKFEENHMQPLDKPLIGFGGNQVMPLGTIILLVRVGERNKSRTMPI, from the exons ATGGCGGACCAAATAAAGAATCTGCAagaacgaatcgaaccccacAATGAGATACCGAAATCCCACGAATCTCAGGATGGGAATTCAGGAATGTCACGTTCCAGCAAAAGAAATAAGAAGAGACGGGAGAGATCCAAGACCCATAGAAGCCTTAATAGAAATGACTCCCAAGATGATgaatctaaaaccgcctctcgaGATGCCCGTACTTACCTGGAAAGCAAGAAGCAGAGGATATCCGAAAGCGTTCAATCATTGGTGGACAAAAGGAGTGAAGAATGGAAGAAAGAGCAACTCACGGGATCTAGTCATCCCATCAGCCCCGCCATAACGCCATGGAATAAGATTGGCAAGGATAATCGTCCCGAAGATCCCATGCCAATAAGCTCCCCGCTGGCTCTTGAAATACTGAATACCCCTAACCCGGCGAAAATAAAGATCTCGAATATGGTGGCCTTCCATGGAACATCATGCTCGAAGGAGCACTTAATGGCATACAAgaatttgatgttgctgtaCACCATCAACCCAGCATTGTGGTGcaaattcttcccaactacttTCACAGGAGTAGCCTTGACGTGGTACACTTCCCTTCCAGTGGGAAGTATTCATACTTTTGCCCAATTGGAGAGCAAATTCCTAG TGCTGGAAGTAACGGATCTAGAAGAATCAGTCGCCTTAAACTCcctgatcaacggaatgaaAGCTCAAAGGTTGAATTTCCAGTTGGTCGaaagtcaagtgaagacatacgcggaggccatgaaaCAGTGTCAAAGTTACTTCACGGCCTCTGAGATACGTCAGGCACATGACCCCAAAAAGCGAAAGTTAGAGAAGAAGGATCCAATATCCTCCCATCAATCCTCAAGGAACAGAGAGGAACGCTCATCAAGGAGGGTTAAAAACTACATGCCACGTCGCCCGGAACCCCCATCAGATATGGGACCTCCAAGATCCGAACATGTATACGCCACGGAAGAGGAAACTAGGACAAGGAACTTACTCGATGGAGGTAACGATCCGATGTTCAATCGGAACAGGAAAGACATATTCTTTGCCATCCGAGACgagttgccaactccacctcctactACCACCCCCTCTGATCGTCGCAACTACAActtgtggtgtgattaccataAAGAACACGGCCATACCTTGGCCCAATGTCGCGAACTCAAGTGTATCCTACATCAGCTAGCCAACGAGGGGAAGTTAACACGGTTCATCAATCAGAAAGACTATGGCAAAAGAAGCAACACGGAAAGAAGACCTTGGAACCAAAACCGCAGATCTCTCAGAAGAGATGAGGCTAGACGCGAAAGTCCCAACACACAAGGGACCATCAACATGATTTTCGGCGGCTACTCCGAAGAATACCCTACTATCCGCGCTGCGAAAGACAGTGTCCATACTCTGCTCAAAGGACCACCAAAGACCACATCAGATGGGCCGATCATGAGATTCGATGCTACTACTTCCCAACCGCTACAAGAACCACACACCGATCCTTTGGTGGTTACCCTCAAGATTGGGCAAATGAAGGTGAGGCGAGTATTGGTGGATACCGGAAGCACGACCGATCTTATAACGATGGAATGCCTCAGACAAATGAAATTCGAAGAAAACCACATGCAGCCCCTCGATAAACCTTTGATCGGGTTCGGAGGAAATCAAGTCATGCCCCTGGGAACAATTATACTCCTTGTTCGGGTGGGGgaaagaaacaaaagcagaacaATGCCCATATGA